From the genome of Arthrobacter russicus:
CGGCCGTCGTGCACCAATTGGCCCGTCACGGCGAACGAATCTTCGGTGAATTCGGTGATCTTCAGGTGGCATTCCAAGACTTCGCCGGGCAGCGGCTCCGGCCCGCTGAACGCCATGGTCTGCACTCCGACCGGGAACACCCGGGAACGACGGCTGAACTGGAGCTGGACCCAGTACCCGGCCAGCTGGCCGATGCTGTCCATCAGCGAACCCTTGGCGTCCTTGGCGACCAGGCTGGCCCGGATGTGCCGTTCGCCGACACCGTGCACCGCCGTAATGATCTGGTATTGCGGCCCGTGGAACATCCAGCCTTCGCTGTAGAGCTGCGAGGCATGGCTGATTCCGGCGGGCCGTTCGGCCGACGTGTCGACCGGCCAGACCTCGCTGGCCGGAGCCGGGTACTCTGCGGCCAGTTCGATGGTGCCGTGGGCGAACCCGCCGAAGGAGACGGCCAGCCGGTGGTCATCCAGCCAGTCCATCGCGATTTCGACGTCGGTCGGCTCGCTGAGGTCCACCCAGCGGTCCAGCCGGACCTCGTGCAGCGCGACCGCGGACCGGCCGGTGGCGGCTTCGGCGGCGTCCATCATGAACCGGATGATCGCGGTTCCGGGCACCACCGGGAACCGGTCGCTGACATCCGGCCAATCCTCGCGTTGCCGGAAGAAGCTGTGGTCGATCAGGTAAGGCATCCGGTCGAGCGAAACCGTCAATGCGCGCGGCGGAAGCTTTGGCCTCGAGTCGGCCACGGGTTCCGCCGGCCCAGCGGTTCCCGGCGCTTCCGGCGGAAGCTGCGGTGCCGGAAGCGCCGCGGGCGGGAGGCTTGCGGCAACTGACGGTGGAACCTGGATTTGCCGGAGCGCGCCCGGCAACGCGGCGGCCCGGGCCAGCGAGCCATCGAGCAGGGCGGCGACCAGGGCCTCCGATTCGGTGAGGAACGCGTCCAGCTCCGCGGCGAGCAACGGCGAAAGATTGCTCCCGCTGCGGAAGCCCGCGGCGCGTTCGGAAGCGTCGACGGGGGAAGCCGCTCCGCCGGCCGCAGCCGCAGCTGGGGCTTTCGGCGGCCCGGCGGATTCGACCGGTGTGTCAGATTCGGCCGGTGCGCCGGATTCGACCGGTGCAGCAGCGGGCGAACTGACGCCCAAAAAGCCCAAATCCACCTCCCGGCCGCAGGCCCAAAGCGCCGTGAGCACACTGCGCAGCTGGTTCAACCCGGTGCGGTGCGAGGCATTGGCGCTGACCACCACATGCTCGGTGTGGTGCAAGGTGTCCGAGATCAAACTGCCCAACTGGCCCGGACCGAGCTGAATGAAAACCGTGCTGCCGTCCGCGTGCATATTCGCGATGAGTTCGCGGAACCGGACGTGCTCGACCAAGTGCCGGATGAAGATTTCCTGGATCTGCGCCACGTCTGCCGGGAACGGCCGCATTGTGGTGGCGGACCACACGGGCCGCTGCGCCGGGGAGATCGCCCAGGATTCGGTCAGTGCCTGGATCTGGCCGACGTGTTCGCGGAACATCGGCGTGTGGAAACCGGAAGCGAACGGCAGCACCCGCGAGATGAAGCCTTGTGCCCGGAATTCCGCGACGATCTCCTCGACGGTCTGCAAGGGGCCGCAGATCATCGATTGCTGCGGCGCATTGTCGTGCGAGAGCACCACATCCCCGCGGCCCTGCAGAGCTGCGGACACGGTCTCGGCAGAGGTGCCGATGACTGCGAAGGCCAAGCCCGGGAACTGGATTTCGGTCATTCCGGATTCGTCCAGGAACCGGTCGACGGCGCCGCCGTCGTAAATGCCGCCGATGATCATCGCGGACCATTCGCCCACGCTGTGCCCGGCAAGTTCATCGGGAATCACCCCGATCCGCTGCAAAGCCGCGGCCAGCACCCGGGAGACCTGCAGCACCGCGCTACTCTGCAACTGGGTGCCCTGCAGCGCATCGCCCTTTCCGGCCGCGCCACGCAGCGCCGGCAAACCGAAGTGCTCGATGACGTCGTCGATCCGCGGGCTGAAGTCGGCCTCCAAACCGGGGCAGACGAAAGCCAGTTTGCCGCCGCCCCCACCCGGTCCGGAATCCGCCCGAGCGCGCAGCAACGGGCCGGGCCGGAACCAGACATCATTCCGACCGTGCCAGGGATTGCCCCGGCTGACTGCTTTGCGGGCCACGTTGAGCTGCTTCTTGCCGGGCGCCACGATGCCCAACCGCACTGGCCCGTCTCCGGGCGGCGTGCCGATCCGGGCGAGCAGTTCGGCGTCTTCGGCCATCAGGAGCTGTTGCATCTCCGGCAGGCTGCCAGCGCTCAACAGCAACACCTGTGCGGCATCGGGCTCGACCGCGGACCGGACGGCGGCGGTGCGCGGCAGGTTGCCCAGTTCGGTGCTCAACTCACCACTCCGAAGCGGTGTAGACGACGGCGTTCACATGGCGCTCGCCCCAAGCGAGCTCCTTGAGCAGCGCATGCGTCCCGGCCTCGGGGTCGATCAGTTTGATGCCGCGCCGGACGAAGTCGCGGCCGAGTTCGTCGCTGACCATTCCGGGATTGCTGCCGGAGGGCGCCCAGGGCCCCCAGTGCACCGTGACGGCACGCTGCCCGGTGCGCAACGACCAGGCGGTGCCCATGGCTTCCAAGGCGTCGTTCGCGGCGGCGTAATCGCTTTGCCCCCGGTTGCCCATCGCGGCCGCGATGCTGCCGAAGAAGACCACGAATCCGGGGCTGACCGGCAGCGAATCCAGCACCGCCAGAATCGTGGCGGCCCCGTCCACTTTGGTGCTGTACACCCGGCGGAACGATTCCGGGTCCTTGTCCGCGACCAAACCGTCTTCGATCACTCCGGCCGCATACACGATGCCGTCGATCCGACCGTTGCGGTCATGGATCCGGCCCAGCGCCTCCCGGACCGCATCCGCGTCCCGGACGTCCACCGATTGGTATTCCACGCTGCTGCCGTTGGCGCGCAGCCCTTCGATGGTGCCGGCGACCTCGCGCCGGGCCAAAATCGCTGCGGCTTCGCGTTCGATCGAGGCCGCGCTGGCTCCGGGGCGGCCGGCCAAGACGCGGCGCAGGGCCGGAAGATCAGCGGCTGCCGCGGTGTCCGCGGGCTCGGCCAGGCCGTCGAAAGCGGTACGGCCGATCAGCTCGATGCGGCAGCGGCTGGTGCTGGACAGGGTGTTCGCGAACTTCGCGGTGATCCCGCGGGCGCCGCCGACCAGGACGACGACAGAGTCCCGGTCCAGCTGCAGGGCTTCGGCTTCGGCAGCGCCTTCGCCGGCCGGACCGGCTCCGGTGGCACCGAGCAGGCCCAGATCGGTGTTGACCAGTTCCAGGCCGGTGCGTTCGCCGTTGAACAGATCCACGATCGGTTCATTCGAGACATCGGTGAGTTCGGCCAGCAGCGACGCTGCGACCGCATCGGCCGGCTTGGTGGGCTCGATGTCCACGAGACGGACCAAGGACTGCGGGTATTCGCGGGCCAGGCTGCGGAACAGTCCGCGCAACCCGATCGTGCGTTCGGCCCGGCCGGATCCGTCCGAGGCGATCGGCCGGGCGGCCAGCAGGTACCGCGGCCCGAGCGCCATGGCCGCTTTGAAGAGCGGGAACAGGTCCGGCACCGCGGCGGTCTGCGGATTGTCCAACGGATCGAGGTAGAGCACGCCGTCGATGCCCGGTTGCAAGGCCTCGGTTGCTTGCTCCGGCCCGGCCAGCACCGCAGTGGCGCCGAGTGCGGCGGCGGCCGACACAGCCTGGCCGGCGATCTCGCCGGAACCGATGATCAGCAGTTGCCGGCCGGCCAGCGCGCCCGCGGTGGCTTGCGGCAAGTCCAAACGGGTTTTCTTGAAGAGCAGCCGTTCCGGAGTGTGGCCCGGTACCGCCGAACCAGCCTGGGCGGGCTCTGCCGGTTGCTGATCCGCCGCGGCCGGTGTGGCCGGTTCGGCCGGGGTTCCACTGAGCGATACCAGGAGCCAGTCGGCGATCGCGCCGGTGGTGCGGGCTTTGGAAAGCTCATCGAGCTGGTTGTCGCTGAGTTTGCTGCTGCCCCCGGCCTCCGCGAAGCGGGCGGCCAGCTCTCCGGCGATTTCGGTGCGTTTGATCGAATCGACGCTCAGATCGGCTTCCAGGTCGAGGTCCGGTTCGATCATTTCGGCCGGGTATCCAGTCCGTTCGCTGATGATCTCCACGACCGCGTCCAAAATCGCCGAGATGTTCAACGCGGCGGCTTGCGGGCTGACGGCTGAGCCGGTTGCCGGACCGGCGGGGGCGCCGATCGGGGATCCGGCCGGGGCCGCTGCCTCGACGGCGCTGCCGATCCGCGC
Proteins encoded in this window:
- a CDS encoding acyltransferase domain-containing protein — translated: MSTELGNLPRTAAVRSAVEPDAAQVLLLSAGSLPEMQQLLMAEDAELLARIGTPPGDGPVRLGIVAPGKKQLNVARKAVSRGNPWHGRNDVWFRPGPLLRARADSGPGGGGGKLAFVCPGLEADFSPRIDDVIEHFGLPALRGAAGKGDALQGTQLQSSAVLQVSRVLAAALQRIGVIPDELAGHSVGEWSAMIIGGIYDGGAVDRFLDESGMTEIQFPGLAFAVIGTSAETVSAALQGRGDVVLSHDNAPQQSMICGPLQTVEEIVAEFRAQGFISRVLPFASGFHTPMFREHVGQIQALTESWAISPAQRPVWSATTMRPFPADVAQIQEIFIRHLVEHVRFRELIANMHADGSTVFIQLGPGQLGSLISDTLHHTEHVVVSANASHRTGLNQLRSVLTALWACGREVDLGFLGVSSPAAAPVESGAPAESDTPVESAGPPKAPAAAAAGGAASPVDASERAAGFRSGSNLSPLLAAELDAFLTESEALVAALLDGSLARAAALPGALRQIQVPPSVAASLPPAALPAPQLPPEAPGTAGPAEPVADSRPKLPPRALTVSLDRMPYLIDHSFFRQREDWPDVSDRFPVVPGTAIIRFMMDAAEAATGRSAVALHEVRLDRWVDLSEPTDVEIAMDWLDDHRLAVSFGGFAHGTIELAAEYPAPASEVWPVDTSAERPAGISHASQLYSEGWMFHGPQYQIITAVHGVGERHIRASLVAKDAKGSLMDSIGQLAGYWVQLQFSRRSRVFPVGVQTMAFSGPEPLPGEVLECHLKITEFTEDSFAVTGQLVHDGRVWCQITGWQEHRFDNEPNIHDMDEAIEKHTFSLPQPGGWVLLPDFWPDLASRDLTLRKYFGRAERQEHLASPPRGRRQRLLGKIAAKDAIRRVLWSTDPSGVFPAELAIGHLPSGQPTVSGVHGRQLPELEFSIAHSNDVGVAIARPRVPGSAGVGIDVEAIESRPESIEAVLFGDAEQARLDALRKDAEPAEALAWLTRFFSAKEAVGKALGTGLAGRPRELEVVAVHPGTPDCDYRLDVDTAAGRRYRVAVSTIHNLEILTERSYIVAWTTGLDDSERTPQ